The proteins below come from a single Bactrocera tryoni isolate S06 unplaced genomic scaffold, CSIRO_BtryS06_freeze2 scaffold_25, whole genome shotgun sequence genomic window:
- the LOC120780270 gene encoding uncharacterized protein LOC120780270: protein MESTLSLIHIMFPQTKFNTDDLEAWNRLDNVLVEENPSSENELAIEISEEEEGGTAAVVAVPPIKHTDAIDCFEKCIKWSEENNVEQEKIFLLKSLHQKAQDLKISRPQKQMSITNFFSVE from the exons ATGGAGAGCACACTTTCTCTTATCCATATAATGTTTCCCCAG acaaagtTCAACACAGATGATTTGGAAGCATGGAATAGGCTAGACAATGTACTTGTAGAAGAGAACCCGAGTTCTGAAAATGAACTAGCTATAGAAATTTCAGAAGAGGAGGAAGGTGGTACCGCTGCAGTTGTAGCTGTGCCGCCAATAAAGCATACTGATGCCATCGACTGCTTTGAGAAGTGTATCAAATGGTCTGAAGAAAACAACGTGGaacaggaaaaaatatttttattgaaaagccTACATCAAAAGGCACAGGATCTCAAAATTTCTCGCCCACAAAAGCAAATGAGCATAACAAATTTCTTTTCAGTTGAATAA